A portion of the Parasteatoda tepidariorum isolate YZ-2023 chromosome 5, CAS_Ptep_4.0, whole genome shotgun sequence genome contains these proteins:
- the LOC107447128 gene encoding protein unc-93 homolog A produces the protein MVVEKIHSTFETVRTGQVFSKPRIYKNLIIVCIGYLFMFSAYQGLANLQSTLNIEGNIGVISQSVIYVSMIISSLFLPKLIIRKYGCKATLVMSALLYAPYIAVNFYPGMGTFLPAAFILGLAAPALWSAKCTYLNEISALYASQDSDSADVVTNRFFGIFFMVFQTTQIWGNLVSFYVLRPSEGDEDGLAGTIPTLNETVTCGADFCFGVSENMKAPSDEKKHILIGIYLFCIVLAALIMGLFLDSYDKKKADDTESLESRILATLKHMKKTKQLLLVPLTVFSGLEQGFILGDFTKAYVACAWGIYYVGLVFIFFGAVNSVVSFTSGRLAKYIPRVTIFISGAIGNLAVCLTLLLWKPNSEQYVVFFVLAGVWGLSDGIWQTMINSLYGILFRSDEEAAFSNYRLWESLGFAIAFLCSSLLCVTPKIYIVVIILVIGMMGYITVEILVYFERKNSS, from the exons ATGGTGGTCGAAAAAATCCACTCAACATTCGAAACGGTCCGTACAGGACAAGTCTTTTCAAAACCTCGTATTTACAAGAACCTAATAATAGTGTGCATCGGATATCTTTTTATGTTCAGTGCCTACCAAGGACTTGCCAATCTCCAAAGCACCCTCAACATCGAAGGTAACATAGGAGTCATTTCCCAAAGTGTCATCTATGTATCCATGATAATATCTTCTCTGTTTCTGCCAAAACTCATTATCAGAAAGTATGGCTGCAAAGCCACATTGGTAATGAGTGCTTTATTATACGCTCCCTACATTGCTGTTAATTTCTATCCTGGTATGGGGACATTTTTGCCAGCGGCATTTATTTTAGGTCTTGCCGCGCCAGCTCTTTGGTCAGCGAAATGCACGTACCTAAATGAAATCAGTGCTTTATATGCCAGTCAAGATTCTGACTCGGCCGACGTGGTAACGAATCGCTTTTTCGGAATTTTCTTCATGGTATTCCAAACAACGCAGATATGGGGAAACTTAGTGTCTTTTTATGTCTTGAGACCCTCGGAAGGCGATGAAGATGGACTAGCCGGAACCATTCCAACTTTAAACGAAACTGTCACATGCGGAGCTGATTTTTGCTTCGGTGTCAGCGAGAATATGAAAGCTCCCAGTGATGAGAAAAAGCATATCCTGATAGGCATCTACTTGTTCTGCATTGTTTTGGCAGCTCTCATAATGGGACTGTTTTTAGACTCTTATGATAAGAAGAAAGCAGATGACACGGAGAGTTTGGAATCGAGGATTTTAGCTACTTTGAAGCAcatgaagaaaacaaaacagttaCTCCTGGTTCCCCTGACTGTTTTCAGTGGTCTCGAACAAGGTTTTATTCTTGGAGATTTTACAAAG GCTTACGTTGCATGTGCTTGGGGAATTTACTACGTAGGACTTGTGTTTATATTCTTTGGTGCAGTGAACTCTGTGGTGTCATTTACCTCTGGTCGCCTTGCCAAATATATTCCTCGAGTGACAATTTTCATCTCTGGAGCGATTGGAAATTTAGCAGTCTGCTTAACACTTTTGCTATGGAAACCCAATAGTGAACAATACGTAGTGTTTTTCGTCTTAGCTGGTGTCTGGGGTTTGAGTGATGGAATTTGGCAGACCATGATTAATT ctcTCTATGGCATACTTTTTAGATCTGATGAAGAAGCAGCGTTTTCCAACTACAGATTATGGGAATCATTAGGATTCGCTATAGCATTTTTATGTAGCAGTTTACTCTGTGTGAcacctaaaatatatattgttgttattattctTGTGATTGGAATGATGGGATACATAACAGTTGAAATTTTGGTATATTTTGAACGAAAAAACTCctcttaa
- the LOC107450251 gene encoding protein unc-93 homolog A — protein sequence MSNSVKKHSSKHLSYFTRDFSVNHEEPPVKDDLQEGMSQRRILRNLFITSLCYLFFYTGYWCLGGLQSTMNSNDGIGDDSQAVINGMSLLSSLFLPDFLIAKFGSKKVLTACTLLGCPYLAANMYLRWDTMIVTSVLYGLMNGPFVTAQAVYIEELASRFEKSVNQNIEVVMVSFFGVFTSFTESTYIFGNILVYYALKPNRVNNTFINESTTDDCGYYFKPYDNVTNSNLDPPLESQRQLLVGTFAIFGILSALILALFLDPLKNDLKEGSGGNFILNQFLSAVKHLRNPHQILLVPISIYIGMEGPFYANEITQAYIACFWGVHHVGIVTLFFGVGGAIMSLLVGPLVKYISQIAVIILGACLNVTICLLLFVWKPSPETTGIYFVIAGIWGMGDAIWWSQIPALYGLMFPKDREAGFSNLYFWSFFGSFLSYSYANYLSISVKINILMASLLISMVCYLVGQFKMKCSARREYIAIEDD from the exons ATGTCAAATTCAGTAAAGAAGCAcagttcaaaacatttgagCTATTTTACAAGGGATTTTTCCGTAAACCATGAAGAACCTCCCGTAAAAGATGATTTGCAAGAGGGCATGAGCCAAAGGAGAATCCtgcgaaatttatttattactagtttatgttatttattcttttatactgGGTATTGGTGCCTTGGAGGTCTGCAAAGTACAATGAATAGTAATGATGGCATAGGCGATGATTCACAAGCAGTCATCAATGGTATGTCTCTACTTTCATCACTTTTCTTACCAGATTTTTTGATCGCCAAATTCGGCAGCAAGAAGGTACTGACAGCATGCACGCTGCTGGGCTGTCCTTATTTAGCCGCCAACATGTACCTGCGATGGGACACGATGATAGTGACATCTGTACTGTACGGTCTGATGAATGGACCTTTCGTAACTGCCCAAGCTGTGTATATAGAAGAACTCGCGTCCCGTTTTGAAAAAAGCGTTAATCAAAACATTGAAGTAGTTATGGTTAGTTTCTTTGGAGTTTTTACTTCTTTCACGGAATCAACATACATTTTTGGTAATATCCTCGTTTACTATGCTTTGAAACCAAATAGAGTCAATAATACCTTTATTAACGAATCAACGACTGATGATTGCGGATATTACTTCAAGCCTTACGATAATGTCACGAATTCCAATTTGGATCCTCCTCTGGAGAGCCAAAGACAGCTTTTGGTCGGTACCTTTGCCATTTTTGGAATTCTTTCAGCTCTCATCCTTGCTTTGTTTTTGGATCCTTTGAAGAACGATTTGAAAGAAGGTAGTGgaggcaattttattttgaaccaatTTCTCTCCGCTGTAAAGCATCTGAGAAACCCGCATCAAATTCTATTAGTTcctatttctatttatattggAATGGAGGGTCCATTCTATGCAAATGAAATTACCCAG gcATATATTGCATGTTTTTGGGGTGTTCATCATGTTGGTATTGTCACCCTTTTTTTCGGTGTCGGCGGCGCAATCATGTCTCTACTCGTGGGACCATTGGTGAAGTACATCTCTCAGATAGCCGTGATCATTTTAGGAGCATGTCTTAATGTAACTATctgtttgttattatttgtaTGGAAACCATCGCCAGAGACAACTGGCATTTACTTTGTCATCGCAGGAATATGGGGAATGGGAGATGCCATTTGGTGGTCACAAATACCAG CCCTCTACGGACTGATGTTCCCAAAAGATAGAGAAGCTGgtttttcaaacttatatttttggaGCTTTTTTGGATCTTTTCTAAGCTACTCTTATGCTAATTACCTTTCTATTTCTGTCAAAATAAATATCCTGATGGCATCCCTACTGATTAGTATGGTCTGTTACCTAGTAGGCCAGTTCAAGATGAAATGTTCTGCCCGGAGAGAATATATTGCAATCGAAGATGATTAA